The nucleotide window tttttgatttgtgaattaaaggaaaagtccacaaaaaattagtatagtgatcaagaaataaaacataatatttgtAGCCCGAAGGACTCGAAACGGGAGAACTCCATAAATCCCTATGAATAATTTCAAATGGTTTGGCACTCACAAGCTGAGAGTCAACAAAAGGTAATCGAAGATGTTTACCCAAAGGACAAGAATGATACACAAAAGATGGAGTTTTATTACATTTGATAGAATTGGAAGAGTACAATAAGTCCAAAATTGCATTTCCAGGATGATCTAAACGGAAATGCCAAATACTAgaagataaaacagaaaaagcCGAAGATGAAGAGGAAGGAATGGTTGCTCCATGTGTCGATTGAAAAGGATAAAAATCACCATTGCTATTAGATCTCAAAACGATGTTCCTCATGGCCAAGTCCTTCATAGAAAAtccaaaaggatcaaattcaatGGAAACCATATTATCATGAGTAAATTTGCGAATAGATATGAGATTTTTAATAAGTTGAGGGGCATGTAGGACATTTACAAGGATAAAGGGTTTTTTGAGATGAGGGAAAGGAAACATGCCCGTGACCATGAACAGGAATCATATGATCATTACCAACAACAATAGCATTATTTAAACGATGCTTTAAaggataataatttattaaagtacCTTGAGAACGAGTCATATGAGAAGTGGTACCGGTGTCCATGTAATATTACTCATCCGGGGAAGTCAAGGAGAGAGTACGCATTGCTTGATCAATGTCCATAGGAAGATAACCCACAGACGAAGGAGACCCGGAACAAGGATTGTGGGCTGGTTTCGGACCAAGAAGCCCAGGAGAAGGCTTATCACTTGAAGGCACATGATTGGGGTGTTGAGAAgtcgaaaatttgaataaaataagattatttaacaacttaattccaaaaataagctccgtgaaaacttatttcccaaaataagcgtccgtacatccaagcctagcctcggtttaaatcgctgttactaacagcgaaagtaaaaaaaaaaaaaaaattaaaaggccaaaatcgctgttagtaacaacgactttaagATTAACTGGTAACTCCTTCACCTCGTCAACTGGAATAAGAAAGTAACTGagaacttaaaacttaaaacgcattaagtcgctgttactaacagcgacttaatatatatatatatatatatatatatatatatatatatatatatatatatatatatatatatatatatatatatatatatatatatatatatatatatatatatatatatatatatatatatatatatatatatatatatatatatattttttttttttttaagtcgctgttagtaacagcgactttgggcttttaattttttttttctctttcactgttactaacagcgactcttgccaaacctaggtttggatgtacggacgcttattttgggaattaagttttcacggagcttattttggaaaataagttgtttaattgtcttatttttttcaaattttcttgagAAGTCCAAGGTTGAGTAGGAAATGGACAAGGTGGTGGAGCCCAGCAATGATTGGCCCAATTGTTCCAAGGAACCTGAAATTGTGAAGACGAATTTGGGCCATGAAATTGTGAAGGTCGGTTATTCCGAAAATtgaaacaattaagcgattttaacaaataaaataaaaaaataagcttccggtaaacttaattccaaaaataagcattTTTATGTTCGAGCCTTATGTTAGgtatgttcgcagttaataactgcgaacaaaaaaattggttaaAAAAAGACAAAGTTGTTTGTTCGCacttaataactgcgaacaaaagcAAGACAATGTCATAACATTAGAAGGGacgaaaaaaaaactttgttgtgtctaacgttatgacattgtctcccttttgttcatagttactaactgcgaataaacaattttgactttttttgaccaaactttttgttcgcagttaataatcGCGAACATACCTAACCTAAGGCTGGGATATTaaaacgcttatttttgaaattaagtttacccgaagcttattttttaattttttttggttaaaattGCTTAATTGTTTCAATCTTCTGGTTATTCCTGGGAGAATAATGTGGGCCTTTGTAACGCGGGCCATTATTCCTAGGGAACCCAGTGTTGTTGTTTGAGTCGTGGTGGTAGCCGCGGCTGGTCCGACCACCACGGTGATGAGACGTGCCATAGGAATCAAAATTATCCGAATTTTCCAAGGTTGAAATTTTTGGAGTAATGACAAGAGTATAGTCATGAGAGGGAGAAACATTTTTGTTGTTCGAGTGCACCTCAAATTCTAATATAGAGCGAAGAGTATCAAAAGAGGAAATGAGAGACATGTTGAACCAACGAACGAAAGGTACAGTCATCGGAACTCAAACCATGAAGAACTTGTAGAGTCAATCGATTATTGGAGATGGTGGTGCCAAGATTGTTAAGAGTAAGTAAGAGCAAGATTTTGTAATTCATTGCAATAGGCCTTCACATTGGGAaaattagagagagaaagatcaTTAAATTGAGACTCAAGATGAAGAATACGGAAagtcttattattttgaaaattattttcaacatGATTCAAGCATCAAGAGCACTATCATCATGACGAACAATGGTTTGGGGGAGAGTCGGACTAATAGTGCCATAAATCCAAGTACGAATAATGTCATCAAGACATTGCCAATCGGAGTCCTTAGTAACCGATGGTTTAGAGGAGTCATCGGAAAGGATATGTGAATCCACAAGATAAACCCTACAATGAAGCTTAAAAATAGTAACCcaagtattaaaatttatacCTTCTTCATCAAGTTGAATAGGTATACAAGTTTTGATATTGGTAACCAAAGTGGCTGATGTATTTTGGTGGATGAAGCCATGAATAAAGATAAGTAAAAGAAGAGGAATACTAGAAGGTGGTAGGCAGCCTTGGAAATGGCTGGCAGGCAGAGATGGTAGGCGGAAGACCTAGGCTACTGATACCATAATAGAAATAATTGTGTTACTTTTCATTTCATGAAACGAGGAATAAATACAAGATACAATTAAAGATTTTTGGAAACAAGATAATTACACAATAATTACCAAACTAAGAagatttacaaaataatcaaaaatatattattctagCAATTTTAACCTATATGCTTAAACCCCTATTTTAATCCAAAATACTTTTAAACATATGATTTCCTCATAAACAATTATGAGATTgactttaaattgatttttttgacaGCTTATACCCAAAATACCCAAACTCAAAATTGGCgtcaaaatattaatatttgctACTATTCGTCTTAAATATCATAATAAActtcaataatttttaatttctcaaGCCACCCACTtagttttaatgttttaaacaAAACAATTTATACGAAAATAATACACTACTCACATTTAAACATCAATAAATCTAAATATTCTTTAACAAGACATAACAATAATGATTTTTCATATCATAAACATGTATTTTTATGGATTTCAAAATCATTAATATGTTTTCTATTgactaaaaactaaaattaaaataaagaatttaaaatcttacatAGTTTTTGGTTGAAGTTAAGTTGATATACAAAAAGTCTAATGGATAGAGAATGACGTGAAATGAGTGGAAAAGTGGATAGACTAAAcctaattatataatagtaacTCCTCTGAAAGACCGTTTTTCGAGAGATGATTCTCAGAAGcacaacttaaaaaaattgattaattaagaaaaatgctaattaattattttttgaatatcaCTATGGTGGAGATTTGAAGTATACCAAGTTGAGATTTAAGATATACCACGTAAGGATTTGATATACATGAAGTAGGTATTTGGGGTATGTCAAGTAAGAATTTGAGGTATACTATTTGGTTCCTCAAGTAAGGATTAGAGGTATATTAAGTAAGAATTTGAAATACACCAAGCAGATATTTAGATATATAAAATAGACATTGGGGTTTTCAAATAGGTGTTTGAGGTATATCAAGTAGGTTTTTGGAATGTACAATTAGGTATTTAGGGTATATCTAGTAAGTATTTGAGGTATATTAGGTAAGAATTTGAGATATACCAAGTAGATATTTGAAATTGTCAAATAGGTGTTTGACGGTATTTTAAATATGAGTTTGAGTACATAAAGTAGGTTTCTGAGGTATGTCAACTAGTAGTTTGTGGTATGTAAAATAGGTGTTTTGAGGTATATCGAGTAGGTGTTTCAGGTTTACAAGAATTAGACGATTAAAAATACCTACTTGACAACTtcaacatactaaaaatacctACTTGACATACACTGAACCTCTACTTGACGTATTCTAAATATCTACTTGAGGTATCCTAAAACTCTATCGAGTAAGCGTGCAGTTgcactatatttttattttttcgaaaaaaatataataaagcgATTTAATTAGAGACGGTCTCTTACAGTAATTTGTGTTTATATTTATACaatattcaattaatttaaattattaaagttgttttttcaaatattggcttagaaaaacaaaaagaaagacaTTTTCCTTTTGACCACACATAGTAACCGGCCAAAGAGGTTGATTTCTAATTCAGCAACTCTCACACCGTCCCGTCCTTATAAGAGACATTTCTTCTAGGCCCAgtctaacaattaaaaaaaaggagAGAAAAACTTAACAgttggtcttggacgagacgacttcataatgagaccgtcaatttagGCCGGCTCAATTTGCGCGTGAAACAATTtgaccattttttttattttctgagcatttttcaattttgatccaaaaggtatcaattttgaccttaaaggtatcaattttcaaaatgcccagaaaattaaaatattgttacacgcgcgaattCCAATAACTTCCTAAAATAATTACCCACAAATCACCATAACCTACCATTTATCCTATTATacccatgattcccacattaatgcaccatccaacctccattctaccataTAAATACATATTGCATACATCATTTGCACCCGACTAGGCTTTTATATTCCTACCGTTAATCCGCAAAAATACACCGCCCTCCTACTTATAATCTATACTTAGCCAAATATtacttcaattgatctgaactcatcctacaatccgttaatcttgtattcattcaatATCATACATTCATTACTTTCTAtttcccgatctgacttgagcgttgGAGGGGTTTGCGGTTTCGTTAGCCAAATGTCCAAAATCCCTTGTTTGCTCAATTTCTAGCATTGCACCAAGCCACCAGCACAGCAACCAAACACAAAATGACCAGACACTCGCCTAGACTCCCGCCTTATTCTTAGATTATCGAACTATTCTAGCATCCATGTCACGTAACCCCAACCAAGATTAAGTTAATAATACCGTCTAACCTAATGCGAGAGGATAAGTCGGGAATCTTAATTGGGTTCTTGTTAAGTTTAGTTGGACTTATTGTCAACGCTGGCAAATAATTGGGAAAACATGAGGTGCACACTCCATGAGCCAAGAATATATATaacatcccaaaaccatatgacaatgggaaGGGCttcaaaaacttataaaatgcgCATCTTTAATTTGTCGACCTGGGATAAAGCATCCCAACAGTTCTCCATATACATTAAATAACATACTCAAAACGCAACAATTCTCGTGGATAGGGTAGTAAGCCGTAATTCCTTGAACATCAAGCCCACCGAATATCAAAGATTGTACTAATCATCACCTAGGCTCCCGCCTTATTCTCATACATACTACACTGATGTAGAATACGACAGAAGCATATCTAAGATAGGAGTAAGAAAACTTGGATGAATGCCACAAGAAACCTAACCTGAAGCTAATACAAACCTACATGCTATGGCTATCACATAGACGGTCGTTCAAAGATGTGGAAGAACTTTTCTGTTCATGTTCCCTCACATTTGGCTGTCAAGAATATCTCTCATCATCTGTATAGGAATCAGTCCTTCTGTCCGAATTGCATCTTTATTAGGATTTGGGCTGATAAAATACAATGTTGGAAGCCCTCGCACCTGCAGTATAATATTCGTATACGTGAATAGGGTTATATGATGTAAAATAACAATGAAAAAACGCGTTTCATGAACTTCAATTTGCAATCACATCCCACAGAACGAAAATTTGCATAGATCGTCTTTGATAAGGTCTTCACTCAGTTTATATGAACCTAATATTGATGATTACGACAAAATATTCTGCTATACAACGTCCcagaactaagaaaagaaatTATTCTCACTTGTTTTAGATTGTATTCTCTCTGTCAATTGAATTTGCAAGACAACGTTCAAAAAGCTCTCAATTCAATTTGCaatatgtagcaaattcaaaaggaCATGAGTATTGTTGTTCTTTACATCTTGTTTTAGCTTAGCTGAACTAGTACAAACTTAGTTTTATCTAAACTTATCACAGCTTCTTGTTATTGTGGATTGAACTTGGCAAATACTTCGGAGGGAGTATCAAAAGAGCTTCAACAGGTCTTATAGTCAAGAGATTTTCATAGACTGTCTCACAGGTGATTACGAAAATAGTCTAACAATAATCAACAAATCAGAAAGAAACTAATACACGGTCTAATAATAACCTTTTGGACCAGGGAATCAGGTCTTGTCTCAGTTGGAGCAAGTATCGTTTCCCAAGCAAGGTCTTGGGTTTGATTCTATCCTAGCCCTCCCCTACCCTCATCCTACCccgtaataaaaaataaaaataaaataaaaaaaaaaaccttttgaaCCAGATAGCAAAAACTTCAGCACTAGGTGTAGGAGCAAGCCTGTAGCTGTGCAGTTCAGCACAAATGGAAGGTATCTTGCATCAAACTAGAACCAAAAGGGAAATCTCCGATTTTCTAGGAGGTAATGAGAGAGCCATAAGTAACCAAATCTTATTATTAGGATAGAATATGAGTTACACAAACTGTCTCAAATATGAAAAAATGTTCTTAATACGTAATAAGAACTGCCCAAGCTTAAGCTTTCACTTTTCAGATTCATAGTGTCAACTGTCAAGTAGCAATGTATGGAAAGGCTGACTGCTACACTATGGTTGCATAGTGCATAATTGAATTGAACCTAACGAGGTCATGGAAAACTGAAACAAGACTCAGAATGATAGTAGTTTGTGGAACTGGGGAAGGCAGAAACTGACCACCAGGATAGTGTCATTTTTCTAGTAGTGTGATGGGTGGTAGAAATAGCCGCGATGTAGCGGGCCCCATAGGTCGCGGTGTCACAACTCGTTTTGCAGACATTACAATGTGAATTGTAACTTGTAAAAAATCCGTTTTATCAAAGTAATTCAAATCTTCTAgaacatatatttaattaaatagacCTTTTAGAACTTAATGCATATTAGAAAAAAGATTATTATGGCTAATATGTTAGAATAATAGCTTATGATAATTGTTACTCCATAATTATAAATCACAAGTTATGGAACGAGTTTTCGGGGAATGATAAACTCAAATCCATTATAAAGCAATCGCTATGTAATGAAGCGGCATCCTTGTGAGTAGTAAAAAATGATGACCTACAAAGTACAATTACCTGCATGTCACGAGCAAATTCATACTCATCATCAGTGTCAACCTTTACGATTATTGCATTACTTTCGTACTCAACTGCCAACTGAAAACGAAGAAGCAACAAACATGTTGAAGAACCAAGAAAATACAAGCCATATACTCCTACAACTAATCTAGTGAAAGCACTTCCCTTCTTTTGGGTAACTAAATTACTTGTGAAATTTGCACTATGTGGAACAAGAATTGTGAATTGTGAATTATGATTaatgactaattaaacaaaaaaatattgatcCAACTAGGATTGTAAGATTCTACCATCATAACGATTCTACCACAATCAAGATCGCTCGCTATTTTTAGATCATAGAATCGtcattttaataacgatgatcACATCAAttcagtttgagctacttattgtGACAATATCAACACTTACAAGTAGAGTACTAATAAGTAAgaaattcagaaaaaataagTCCAGAGAAAACAAACCTTAATCATCCTCCATAACTAAACTCAGTAACATAGAGTAAGGAGTATACCAAATGTTGCAAACTAAGGATATGTAAATACTAGGTTCCTTCAATCATTGCAACCAAATATCATCACACAATGGGGCATGTAAAAAGCAGCCATTACATGCAAACAAAATCATGAAAACAAAGGAATGATACGGTGAAACGGCCTCTAAACCAGGAACCCGTATGCTAATGATTATATTAGTTGGGCCCATGTATGAACACAAGATCGTTTCATACAAGGATTTGTGTGAAATCAGAAACTCACCATTTCAAGCTCTTGAGCCATCAAGATACAAGGGCCACACCATGTTGCATAAAAATCAATTACTACAGGCACATTTCTCTCCCCCCTTACAAGCTCTTGAATTTCCTTAGCTGACAGTTTTTTCTGCCAATTCAATCcacaaaactcttttcattTGAGCAAACACAAACAATTAACACccaaattgaaaaacaaaaaaaaaaaaaaaaaaattccccctCTTAACAAAAATCGCAatcaaagaagaaaaataaatgggtacttgaaaatttttaagaaaaatcatCAGTTTACGAAAATACTACAAAATTATTCAATCACCCATTTCCTCTTcagaaacagaaaaaaaaaattaaatcaaaagggAGAATTCATTACAAAAAGGGAAGAAACATTACCACGAGGTAATCTTCACGGACATGTTTGCCAAAAGGGGGTTTACAGAGCAAATTTTTAGGGGGTAATAGTGTAGGAATTGAAAGAGAAGAAGGTAAAGTTTGGGAGGAGGGGAAGTTTAAGGATGTTTTTTGATGGAGTTTAAAAGAAGCATTGAGGTGATACGATGGAGAATAATGGAAGTCATTTGAGGAAGTAAAGCAGATGCAACGATGTCCTGAAAGTATTTGCATTGCTGAAACAAGGAGAGTGGAGAAGAAATGGATAGCGTTACTTCACTATTGGAAAAATTTAGATACTCCTTTTCTCGAACACTTGAATTTCTCCTCTTTTGAGGATGACTTTAAATTGACTTGAAATGTAGATAGAAATTTATGGGTTATAATTTTCAACTTTTGAACTATATTTCGAAAATAATTTGACTTAAGGaaatattctcttttattttctttatttgtcatattttcttATTGGATAAATTCACTTTAGttgtcttattttatttttgacattttttttaccaatttatcCTTATTTTCCATGTGTTATTACAAAAATACCCTCACTTACCTAACTAAtctaagaaaatttgaaaaaaaaaataagattatgtaacaactttattccaaaaataagcttcgaaaAAACATTATTCCcgaaataagcgtccgtacatccaaacttAGGCTTGGTGTAATCTCGCTCTTACTAAGAGCGAATTAAagcaaatggtcaaaatttgaGTCAAAGGGTCAactcgctattagtaacaacgacttaaggagttgacttgTCAACTCATATGccactgttactaacaacgacttaatgCGACTTATTACGAGATCTCccttttctttccaccattaaaatcaacctcaatccttcaattaatcttatcaaatttcaactttttactactaattagttctgtcataTTCCTACGTTCACTTAAGGtactattttttttgtgtttttttccattttcgaaaattagggttcaAAAAATGTTCATGAACTTTCACATAAATGTAGGTTcttaaacttgcaatttactacttcttgttgatctacagcttattaaggtacgtttttattataaattttttagtgcttgttgattttaaaatgtatgtcatttatagtggtcatataatatcaaattctatgaatatgtcaaatgtacttgttatttgccatgatcttcatattgaggttgtttgttcatgattttaatgtagaaaatgttttagtttaatgtagagaatgtttgaatgcaaaacctaaatttaatcaatgttgttatgtagtatatatttatgaacttgatggtgatgttgatttttttgttgtagaaatggcttcatttcgtgtgcctgttgtatgcttttggaatggttccattcgatcaagtagtaacaatgttaagtatgttggagGAAGACGTaaattgtttgcatgcaactccaACATGGAtttaaatgaatttaaacatcttatatgctctaaaaTTGGCATTGACtgtacaagaagtactgttaatgtaagttttaagtacaatatgagtggagatttgttagcttttccggttgaaGATGAGGAGGCTTTAGATGCAATGTGGAAGTACTCAACGTCTACCTCT belongs to Amaranthus tricolor cultivar Red isolate AtriRed21 chromosome 17, ASM2621246v1, whole genome shotgun sequence and includes:
- the LOC130804520 gene encoding thioredoxin-like protein CITRX, chloroplastic, translated to MQILSGHRCICFTSSNDFHYSPSYHLNASFKLHQKTSLNFPSSQTLPSSLSIPTLLPPKNLLCKPPFGKHVREDYLVKKLSAKEIQELVRGERNVPVVIDFYATWCGPCILMAQELEMLAVEYESNAIIVKVDTDDEYEFARDMQVRGLPTLYFISPNPNKDAIRTEGLIPIQMMRDILDSQM